A stretch of the Rosa rugosa chromosome 5, drRosRugo1.1, whole genome shotgun sequence genome encodes the following:
- the LOC133709120 gene encoding two-component response regulator ARR1-like isoform X2: MNLNNGRGSMSTASSSGAWKSGDVVPDQFPAGLRVLVVDDDPTCLMILEKMLRTCLYEVTKCNRAEIALSLLRENKNGYDVVISDVHMPDMDGFKLLEQIGLEMDLPVIMMSADDGKSVVMKGVTHGACDYLIKPVRIEALKNIWQHVVRKKKNEWKDVEQSGSVDEGDRQQKPCEEPDYSSSANEGTWKNSKKRKDEDDDADDRDDTSTLKKPRVVWSVELHQQFVGAVNQLGIDKAVPKKILELMNVPGLTRENVASHLQKYRLYLRRLSGVSQHQSNLSNSFISSQDASFGAMSSLNGIDLQTLAATGQLPAQSLATLQAAGLGRSAAKSGIPMPLVDQRNLFSFENPKLRFAEGQQHHSSGKPMNLLHGIPTTMEAKQLANLHQSAQSLGAVNMQVNAHGVQNNSLYMIGQPQSRGQILNESSGTHVPRLPSSIGQPMVSNGIPSGVIGRNGISDVGRGTGYNPVPQNSSMLNFPLNNTPELPGNSYTLGSTQGMSSLTPKGSFPEEVNSEIKRSGGFVPSYDIFNELHQHKSNDWNLQNVGLTFDASHHANSIHGSLDSSGLVHQGFSSNQRSAQSRNPSNVGKAMFPMGAASTDHGHAQNSGQHLSNGLIVDNPVRIKSERHSDASQNNFFHDQYGQEDLMSALLKQQGGVGPSENEFDFDGYSLDNIPV; encoded by the exons ATGAATCTCAACAACGGTAGGGGATCTATGTCAACGGCCAGCTCCAGTGGAGCTTGGAAATCGGGAGATGTGGTACCTGACCAGTTTCCTGCGGGTTTAAGAGTCCTGGTTGTTGACGACGATCCTACTTGTCTTATGATCTTGGAGAAGATGCTGCGTACTTGTCTCTACGAAG TTACGAAATGCAATCGAGCTGAGATCGCACTGTCCCTGCTTCGAGAGAACAAAAATGGATATGATGTAGTTATTAGTGATGTCCACATGCCTGACATGGATGGATTCAAGCTCCTCGAGCAAATTGGACTAGAGATGGACCTGCCGGTTATCA TGATGTCTGCTGATGATGGGAAAAGTGTTGTTATGAAGGGTGTCACTCATGGTGCTTGTGATTATCTAATCAAACCGGTCCGGATTGAGGCGCTAAAGAACATATGGCAGCATGTAGTtcgaaagaagaagaatgagtgGAAGGATGTGGAGCAATCTGGAAGTGTGGACGAAGGAGATCGGCAACAAAAACCATGTGAAGAACCAGATTACTCATCTTCAGCAAATGAAGGGACTTGGAAGAACTCAAAGAAGAGGAAAGATGAGGACGATGATGCGGATGATAGGGATGATACATCCACGTTAAAGAAGCCTAGGGTGGTTTGGTCGGTTGAGCTCCATCAACAATTTGTCGGTGCTGTCAATCAATTAGGCATTGATA AGGCGGTTCCTAAGAAAATTTTGGAGTTGATGAATGTTCCTGGGCTCACTAGAGAAAATGTTGCTAGCCATCTACAG AAATATCGGTTGTACCTTAGAAGGTTGAGTGGGGTATCGCAGCACCAGAGTAATTTGAGCAACTCTTTCATAAGTTCTCAAGACGCATCTTTTGGAGCCATGTCGTCGCTCAATGGGATTGATCTTCAGACTCTAGCCGCCACTGGTCAACTACCTGCTCAAAGCCTTGCCACACTTCAAGCAGCCGGGCTCGGTAGGTCAGCAGCAAAATCTGGCATACCAATGCCCCTTGTTGATCAAAGGAACTTGTTCAGCTTTGAAAATCCAAAGTTGAGGTTTGCAGAGGGGCAGCAACATCATAGCAGTGGTAAACCAATGAACTTACTTCACGGCATTCCAACGACTATGGAGGCAAAGCAGCTTGCCAACTTGCACCAGTCTGCACAATCCCTTGGGGCTGTGAATATGCAAGTCAATGCCCATGGAGTCCAAAACAACTCTCTATATATGATAGGTCAACCACAGTCAAGAGGGCAGATCCTGAATGAAAGTTCTGGGACTCATGTTCCTAGGCTTCCATCATCAATTGGGCAGCCTATGGTATCAAACGGTATTCCTAGTGGAGTTATAGGAAGAAATGGGATTTCTGATGTTGGGAGAGGGACAGGATATAATCCAGTTCCGCAGAACTCTTCAATGTTGAATTTTCCCTTGAACAACACTCCAGAACTGCCAGGCAATAGTTACACTCTTGGCAGTACACAAGGGATGTCCAGCCTCACGCCTAAAGGGTCATTTCCAGAAGAGGTTAACTCTGAAATAAAAAGATCTGGGGGATTTGTTCCAAGTTATGATATTTTTAATGAGTTACATCAGCACAAGTCCAACGATTGGAATTTACAGAATGTAGGCTTGACTTTTGATGCCTCTCACCATGCAAACTCCATCCATGGTAGCCTTGACTCCTCAGGTTTAGTTCATCAAGGTTTTTCTTCTAACCAAAGGAGTGCACAAAGCCGGAATCCATCTAATGTTGGGAAAGCTATGTTCCCAATGGGGGCGGCAAGCACTGATCATGGGCATGCGCAAAATAGTGGTCAACACCTTAGCAACGGTCTTATTGTTGACAATCCAGTTCGGATTAAATCTGAAAGGCATTCTGATGCATCTCAAAATAACTTCTTTCATGATCAATATGGTCAGGAGGATCTAATGAGTGCACTTCTCAAACAG CAAGGGGGAGTTGGACCATCTGAAAATGAGTTTGACTTTGATGGGTATTCCTTGGATAATATTCCTGTGTAG
- the LOC133709121 gene encoding COBRA-like protein 7 has product MASTTRPFIFALAFLTIYTALPLSLSQTTTEAPAPAADLCNGIFISYSYTDGKQIAPTMPARQPYRFESVLTVLNNGEEDLKSWKVFVGFQHGEYLVSAANAVLADGSAYPGSVENGTVFAGFPQTDLKTAIKTAGDLTQMQVQVKLIGTQFGVAPPNVPMPVNISLANDGFRCLKASLQGKSEMQVCCIVDSTVKTNITADEEFLPRQNGDLSIMYDVTRTYGSSYFAQVTISNHNSLGRLDSWKLSWDWMAQEFINTMRGAYPSVVDSSECIFGEQGKYYADLDFANVLSCEKRPTIIDLPLEKTNDTKLGMIPYCCRNGTILPTTMDATKSKSSFQMEVYKMPPNINRSVIIPPQNWAINGTLNPDYKCGPPVRVSPSQFPDASGLPVNSTAVASWQVVCNITQAKGASPRCCVSFSAYFNESVVPCKTCACGCPRNTAQTCSTTAQAMLLPPESLLVPFENRTVKAKAWAELKHLADPNPMPCGDNCGVSINWHVLSDYSKGWTARVTLFNWGETSFADWFTAVQLDKAVPGFEKMYSFNATTVGTDGLNNTVFMQGLEGLNYLVAEVDGANPKKDPRVPGKQQSVISFTKKLTPGINVAGRDGFPKKVFFNGEECSLPDIYPSSAYRTSSAMMMFPVLLMVAVFMLMQQ; this is encoded by the exons CCTACCGGTTCGAGTCCGTGCTGACTGTGCTCAACAACGGCGAGGAGGACCTCAAGTCGTGGAAGGTGTTCGTAGGGTTTCAGCACGGCGAGTACTTGGTCTCTGCTGCCAATGCTGTGCTCGCCGACGGGAGTGCGTATCCCGGAAGTGTGGAGAACGGCACCGTTTTCGCCGGGTTCCCGCAGACCGATCTGAAGACGGCGATCAAGACGGCGGGGGACTTGACGCAGATGCAGGTGCAGGTGAAGTTGATCGGGACTCAGTTCGGTGTGGCGCCGCCGAATGTTCCGATGCCGGTCAATATCTCTTTGGCTAATGATGGCTTTCGTTGCCTCAAGGCCTCATTGCAAG GGAAGAGTGAAATGCAAGTCTGCTGCATTGTAGACTCTACGGTGAAAACAAACATCACTGCAGATGAAGAGTTTCTCCCTCGCCAGAATGGAGATCTTTCAATCATGTATGATGTGACCCGGACGTATGGATCAAGTTACTTTGCACAAGTGACAATCTCCAACCATAACTCTCTAGGCCGTCTTGATAGTTGGAAGTTGAGCTGGGACTGGATGGCACAAGAGTTTATCAATACGATGAGAGGGGCCTATCCATCTGTCGTTGATTCTTCTGAATGCATATTTGGCGAACAAGGTAAATACTATGCGGATCTAGACTTTGCCAATGTCTTGAGTTGTGAAAAAAGGCCAACCATTATTGACCTGCCTCTGGAAAAGACTAATGACACTAAACTTGGTATGATCCCTTATTGTTGCCGAAATGGTACTATCTTGCCAACAACAATGGATGCAACCAAGTCAAAATCTTCATTCCAGATGGAAGTCTATAAAATGCCTCCAAATATCAACCGCTCTGTGATCATACCACCACAAAACTGGGCAATCAATGGCACTCTCAACCCTGATTACAAATGTGGTCCTCCTGTGCGGGTGAGTCCTAGTCAATTCCCTGATGCAAGTGGCTTACCGGTGAATTCAACTGCAGTAGCCAGCTGGCAGGTTGTGTGCAATATTACACAGGCCAAGGGAGCAAGCCCTAGATGCTGTGTTTCATTTTCTGCTTACTTCAACGAGTCTGTTGTACCATGCAAAACTTGTGCGTGTGGGTGCCCTAGAAATACAGCTCAAACTTGTAGCACAACTGCACAGGCTATGCTTCTTCCACCAGAGTCGCTTCTCGTTCCCTTTGAGAACCGAACTGTCAAGGCAAAAGCTTGGGCTGAGCTTAAACACCTAGCAGATCCGAACCCAATGCCCTGTGGTGATAACTGTGGGGTCAGCATTAACTGGCACGTACTCTCAGACTACAGTAAAGGATGGACTGCAAGGGTTACACTCTTCAACTGGGGCGAAACTTCTTTTGCTGATTGGTTTACTGCAGTACAACTGGATAAAGCTGTTCCTGGTTTTGAAAAAATGTACTCTTTCAACGCTACTACTGTGGGAACGGATGGGCTCAACAATACGGTGTTTATGCAGGGTCTTGAAGGATTGAACTACCTTGTGGCAGAAGTAGATGGAGCCAACCCAAAGAAGGATCCTAGGGTGCCTGGGAAGCAGCAATCAGTGATCTCATTTACAAAGAAGCTTACTCCTGGAATTAATGTGGCTGGTAGAGATGGGTTTCCGAAAAAAGTGTTCTTCAATGGGGAGGAGTGCTCACTTCCTGATATATACCCAAGTAGTGCTTACAGAACAAGCTCAGCCATGATGATGTTTCCTGTCCTCCTAATGGTTGCAGTGTTCATGTTGATGCAGCAATAG
- the LOC133709120 gene encoding two-component response regulator ARR1-like isoform X1 — translation MNLNNGRGSMSTASSSGAWKSGDVVPDQFPAGLRVLVVDDDPTCLMILEKMLRTCLYEVTKCNRAEIALSLLRENKNGYDVVISDVHMPDMDGFKLLEQIGLEMDLPVIMMSADDGKSVVMKGVTHGACDYLIKPVRIEALKNIWQHVVRKKKNEWKDVEQSGSVDEGDRQQKPCEEPDYSSSANEGTWKNSKKRKDEDDDADDRDDTSTLKKPRVVWSVELHQQFVGAVNQLGIDKAVPKKILELMNVPGLTRENVASHLQKYRLYLRRLSGVSQHQSNLSNSFISSQDASFGAMSSLNGIDLQTLAATGQLPAQSLATLQAAGLGRSAAKSGIPMPLVDQRNLFSFENPKLRFAEGQQHHSSGKPMNLLHGIPTTMEAKQLANLHQSAQSLGAVNMQVNAHGVQNNSLYMIGQPQSRGQILNESSGTHVPRLPSSIGQPMVSNGIPSGVIGRNGISDVGRGTGYNPVPQNSSMLNFPLNNTPELPGNSYTLGSTQGMSSLTPKGSFPEEVNSEIKRSGGFVPSYDIFNELHQHKSNDWNLQNVGLTFDASHHANSIHGSLDSSGLVHQGFSSNQRSAQSRNPSNVGKAMFPMGAASTDHGHAQNSGQHLSNGLIVDNPVRIKSERHSDASQNNFFHDQYGQEDLMSALLKQQQGGVGPSENEFDFDGYSLDNIPV, via the exons ATGAATCTCAACAACGGTAGGGGATCTATGTCAACGGCCAGCTCCAGTGGAGCTTGGAAATCGGGAGATGTGGTACCTGACCAGTTTCCTGCGGGTTTAAGAGTCCTGGTTGTTGACGACGATCCTACTTGTCTTATGATCTTGGAGAAGATGCTGCGTACTTGTCTCTACGAAG TTACGAAATGCAATCGAGCTGAGATCGCACTGTCCCTGCTTCGAGAGAACAAAAATGGATATGATGTAGTTATTAGTGATGTCCACATGCCTGACATGGATGGATTCAAGCTCCTCGAGCAAATTGGACTAGAGATGGACCTGCCGGTTATCA TGATGTCTGCTGATGATGGGAAAAGTGTTGTTATGAAGGGTGTCACTCATGGTGCTTGTGATTATCTAATCAAACCGGTCCGGATTGAGGCGCTAAAGAACATATGGCAGCATGTAGTtcgaaagaagaagaatgagtgGAAGGATGTGGAGCAATCTGGAAGTGTGGACGAAGGAGATCGGCAACAAAAACCATGTGAAGAACCAGATTACTCATCTTCAGCAAATGAAGGGACTTGGAAGAACTCAAAGAAGAGGAAAGATGAGGACGATGATGCGGATGATAGGGATGATACATCCACGTTAAAGAAGCCTAGGGTGGTTTGGTCGGTTGAGCTCCATCAACAATTTGTCGGTGCTGTCAATCAATTAGGCATTGATA AGGCGGTTCCTAAGAAAATTTTGGAGTTGATGAATGTTCCTGGGCTCACTAGAGAAAATGTTGCTAGCCATCTACAG AAATATCGGTTGTACCTTAGAAGGTTGAGTGGGGTATCGCAGCACCAGAGTAATTTGAGCAACTCTTTCATAAGTTCTCAAGACGCATCTTTTGGAGCCATGTCGTCGCTCAATGGGATTGATCTTCAGACTCTAGCCGCCACTGGTCAACTACCTGCTCAAAGCCTTGCCACACTTCAAGCAGCCGGGCTCGGTAGGTCAGCAGCAAAATCTGGCATACCAATGCCCCTTGTTGATCAAAGGAACTTGTTCAGCTTTGAAAATCCAAAGTTGAGGTTTGCAGAGGGGCAGCAACATCATAGCAGTGGTAAACCAATGAACTTACTTCACGGCATTCCAACGACTATGGAGGCAAAGCAGCTTGCCAACTTGCACCAGTCTGCACAATCCCTTGGGGCTGTGAATATGCAAGTCAATGCCCATGGAGTCCAAAACAACTCTCTATATATGATAGGTCAACCACAGTCAAGAGGGCAGATCCTGAATGAAAGTTCTGGGACTCATGTTCCTAGGCTTCCATCATCAATTGGGCAGCCTATGGTATCAAACGGTATTCCTAGTGGAGTTATAGGAAGAAATGGGATTTCTGATGTTGGGAGAGGGACAGGATATAATCCAGTTCCGCAGAACTCTTCAATGTTGAATTTTCCCTTGAACAACACTCCAGAACTGCCAGGCAATAGTTACACTCTTGGCAGTACACAAGGGATGTCCAGCCTCACGCCTAAAGGGTCATTTCCAGAAGAGGTTAACTCTGAAATAAAAAGATCTGGGGGATTTGTTCCAAGTTATGATATTTTTAATGAGTTACATCAGCACAAGTCCAACGATTGGAATTTACAGAATGTAGGCTTGACTTTTGATGCCTCTCACCATGCAAACTCCATCCATGGTAGCCTTGACTCCTCAGGTTTAGTTCATCAAGGTTTTTCTTCTAACCAAAGGAGTGCACAAAGCCGGAATCCATCTAATGTTGGGAAAGCTATGTTCCCAATGGGGGCGGCAAGCACTGATCATGGGCATGCGCAAAATAGTGGTCAACACCTTAGCAACGGTCTTATTGTTGACAATCCAGTTCGGATTAAATCTGAAAGGCATTCTGATGCATCTCAAAATAACTTCTTTCATGATCAATATGGTCAGGAGGATCTAATGAGTGCACTTCTCAAACAG CAGCAAGGGGGAGTTGGACCATCTGAAAATGAGTTTGACTTTGATGGGTATTCCTTGGATAATATTCCTGTGTAG